taattttcaaaggttatgtcttttgagaaaatatctataaatagctatttgagggtaaattacagatataattttctttcatgctcttcttctttactctccaagtgattgagttagacattctcCAATTCCTttctgaagattctttattgtttgctcaatacagatcttctaaaggcttgtcatatccactaaaactatttgcatcaaacccagagcaatcttattgagaagagggtgcaaatatcgtttttaggaaagtgtttatacacgtttcaaacctaaatatctttcctaaagtattcttgatcttgtgtttgttatttgtttccatagtgggTTTTATTCTCTTCTTTGTCGTACCTCTTTTTTCCAACATCCGTCACCACTGTTTTGATTTAAGCTCGTAAATTGTCATGCTTTCTTCTACCTCCAAAACATTGTTGGTTGGATGGTAGATCATATCTCTCTCTTCAGGATTCATCTCTTTTAACTGCGCAGACTATATCAGAGAGGATGGTGCGATTTCTTTTACTTTTGTAAATCCAAGTTGAAGATGAGGAAGAACGCTCGGGCTATCACtttctttttcgttttttttttcttgagactgtatatggtgtttttttttttccattgaaGAGGATATGAACATATTGGAGAGTGGAGGGATAAAGGGACATGCAAACAAGAAGCTTCCACATCGGTCACCTCTCGTAGATTATTAGCTCACCCTCTGTGGGAGGACCCTGGGCTTCAGCTTTGGTTGGATCGATCTCGTATttagatggatggatggatggatgtgcACGAGGGAAATGGATTGGTAGCAACTCTAACACTCAACCGGTTCCTATACACATTAAGTATAGATAAGAACATAAGAGAGAGAGTGAGATGGCTTTGGGAGGCCGATTGAAGTCGGTGGCTCAAAGCAACAATGACAGCCACAATCCCCATCTTGCATCTCCTTCAAGTGGGTAGTAGCAATTACTTCCAACTGCAAAGTCATCTCCCGCACGCAAAGCTCTGAAAAAAGACCATGACATGCCCCAGTCGAATCACACTAGTTGCATGAAACATGGATGGCTCTCAACCACGGCCATTGACCTCCATCAGCACCGTGACCATCCAAAGATGAGATGCACACCATCGCAAATGATGCTTGCCATCCATGCTTCTTTTACATGCAGGTGGATATACCTCTGCACATGCAGCCATGCATGTCCAAGCTGGGAAGTCGGAAGGGCTTGAGGTACAAAAATGAGGCAGATTCCTGCCAGCTAgaaagaggagggagaagaaTGATGGAGTTTCCTTGTCCACCACTTCACAGCTTGCTGCACTTTGGCACCAAGGAGAACCAAAGCCAACAGGAATGAGTCTTTAAGATCACTTAGTCCACAGAGAGGGAGAGATAAGCATCTCTTGGTAAGGAACCTACGCCCGCGGGTATTCAACAGCTAAAAAGAGCTTCCTAAATATAATTATTGAAAATAGACTTTGCTCTTGGATTGATGATGGAGATGTGTGAAACAAACCTAAATGAAGAATAAGTattacaaaaatatttttaattgaatATTCGGAAAGATGATAAGGATCTTAATTGGGTGATTAATGATCCTAACAacttttatcaaaaataattaaaaagtaACACACCCTGCACTTTACCCGTCTCCAACTTTCCCACTCCCCCCCTTCTCTTTATATACTCCCTTTGGGCTGCTTCTTCCCATCCCTTCTCCAACTCTCTCTGTACATCTCAACCATCTCTTACGCATCTTAATAGCATGTGCAGCTCAAATATCAAGTCAGACCACGCAGCGGTGGCCGAGATTGACGGAAGGCCGGTCCTGCAGCCGGCTTCCAACCGCGTCACGCTGTCGGAAGCCGGCTGGCCGCTCAAGAAACCCCTACAGAAGTCGGCCTCCTTGCCCACATGGTTCACCAAAACTGCTGCCTGCTTTGATGTCGATTCTGGTGACAGTAACCTCGGTGCCCTGCCTAAGCTCTCGCCACCGCCGTCTCCCACGTCGAAGCCGGCGAGGATCGTACCCAACCGAGGCAACGAGCCGAACGGCCTCTGTTCCAGCACTGAAAAGCCCGTAGTGCCCAAGGTCCCCATCAAGTCGGCTGCGATGGTGAGGAAGAACCCCAAGAAATCCGCCGGAGGGAGCCAAGTGGCGGTTTCGATCGACTTCTCGTCGGCGTTTGAGTTCGACAGAGTTCCTGGAAGCATTGCAGCTGCGCAGAGGGAGCATGCCGCGCTCGTGCAAGCGCAGAGGAAGCTGCGCGTCGCACACTACGGACGGACGGCGGCTAAGCTTGAAGAGATGGTGGTTTCCGTTGACCATCCCGGCAACGGCACGAGCGGCCATGAGGAGAAGAAATGCTGCTTCATAACACCAAATTCAGGTATCAACTTCATGTGATGTATATATATTTCTGATGCAGGGCGAATCTTGATTACTATTTCATGTCTGTAGATCATGTATATGTTGCTTACCATGATGAGGAGTGGGGAGTTCCGGTCCACGATGACAGGTGAGCTTCCATGATCTCCTCCTTATCGCGTGTCCACAACTCTCTAGTTTAATCTCTCTACTCAGAGGCTAACTACACGCAAATGGGAATTCTGCAGAATGCTGTTTGAGTTGCTAGTGCTAACCGGTGCTCAAGCTGGGATGGATTGGACTGCCATACTGAAGAAAAGGAATGGGTTCAGGTAAGAAGCAAAGAGAGTATTCGGCAGCTTATGAAATCTTGTATTAAATGACTTGATCTGTGATCGCAGGGCAGCATTTGCTGAATTTGACGCATGGACGGTCTCCAAGTTTACAGAGAGGCAGATGGCTTCAATCAGTGTGGAACACGGGCTGGATTTGGGAAGAGTTAGAGGGGTTGTGGCAAATGCTAACAGAATCTTAGAGGTATCTTTTCTTCTACGATCGACATGCATCCAGCTTTGTTCTTCACGGAAGTTTGTTTACAGAACCACATTGTTGATTGATTTGTGTGCTTTATAGGCTTCGTTTGCATCATTTTTGCCTCTAAAAAGCCACAACATTCAGCCTAATCa
This genomic stretch from Musa acuminata AAA Group cultivar baxijiao chromosome BXJ3-9, Cavendish_Baxijiao_AAA, whole genome shotgun sequence harbors:
- the LOC135648356 gene encoding uncharacterized protein LOC135648356, which gives rise to MCSSNIKSDHAAVAEIDGRPVLQPASNRVTLSEAGWPLKKPLQKSASLPTWFTKTAACFDVDSGDSNLGALPKLSPPPSPTSKPARIVPNRGNEPNGLCSSTEKPVVPKVPIKSAAMVRKNPKKSAGGSQVAVSIDFSSAFEFDRVPGSIAAAQREHAALVQAQRKLRVAHYGRTAAKLEEMVVSVDHPGNGTSGHEEKKCCFITPNSDHVYVAYHDEEWGVPVHDDRMLFELLVLTGAQAGMDWTAILKKRNGFRAAFAEFDAWTVSKFTERQMASISVEHGLDLGRVRGVVANANRILEVRREFESLDKYLWGFVNHKPISTSYRSCRKIPAKTSKSESISKDMVRRGFRFVGPTVVHSFMQAAGLTNDHIVSCPRHRHCSTLSAIN